A single region of the Paludibacter jiangxiensis genome encodes:
- a CDS encoding response regulator transcription factor: protein MKLLVVEDEDGLRETIVSFLEEEGYQCEQATRLNVALNKVSDYEYDCVLVDIGLPDGSGLQLIREIKKIAPTTGVLVISARNSLDDKVAGLELGADDYLAKPFHLAELNARIKSILRRVKYDGKIEVNIERLKILPESRQVFFDNEAVALTKKEFDLLAFFAANANRVLTKESIAEHLWGDFADAADTFDFVYSQIKNLRRKLLEKTGVDYFKNVYGIGYMFQTDKA, encoded by the coding sequence ATGAAATTGTTAGTGGTTGAAGATGAAGACGGACTGAGGGAAACCATTGTGAGTTTTCTGGAAGAGGAAGGTTACCAGTGCGAACAGGCAACCCGGCTCAATGTGGCTTTGAATAAGGTGTCCGACTACGAGTATGATTGTGTGCTGGTCGACATCGGATTGCCCGACGGAAGCGGCCTGCAACTGATCCGTGAAATCAAAAAGATAGCACCGACTACCGGCGTACTGGTAATTTCGGCTCGAAACTCACTGGACGATAAGGTTGCCGGTCTCGAATTGGGTGCGGATGACTATCTGGCCAAACCGTTTCATCTGGCAGAACTGAATGCACGCATCAAGTCGATTTTGCGACGGGTAAAGTATGACGGTAAAATTGAAGTCAATATTGAACGGTTGAAAATACTCCCCGAATCACGTCAGGTCTTCTTTGACAACGAAGCGGTTGCGCTTACCAAAAAAGAGTTTGATTTGCTGGCCTTTTTTGCGGCAAATGCCAACCGGGTGTTGACCAAAGAATCCATTGCCGAACACCTGTGGGGCGATTTTGCTGATGCCGCCGATACCTTCGATTTCGTCTATTCGCAAATCAAAAACTTACGTCGGAAGTTGCTCGAAAAAACGGGCGTCGATTACTTTAAAAACGTATATGGCATTG